One segment of Primulina tabacum isolate GXHZ01 chromosome 14, ASM2559414v2, whole genome shotgun sequence DNA contains the following:
- the LOC142524076 gene encoding uncharacterized protein LOC142524076, with translation MVMKQCSSKQHSSLFASATDDELFVSQILLELEYMFMVSESRADFIWGRKKRRSSLVEASSYSPEQPSSQTASVQSNDKEVKVRTPQVKAEEECAAAKTSSPTTPLSFFPSESDEKSKHSSKKSSKKRSTEKYNYMIEDLVECGDLLRGELEKVRNYYNELRAYNSELKAALKLQVLKTCPKKADSQMETVGFTNLVVDPTQHYQITMLNHQQPFIADLTAQKFQHSFGPNTVPKIGSFYNGLEPVVNQVGPSRIPDLNLSAEEAFGVDTSQPLDVDRELADKRARFAEARRMRRGIIKIKSMRSACGIKLPRIRF, from the exons ATGGTGATGAAACAGTGCAGCAGTAAGCAACACAGCTCTCTGTTTGCTTCTGCGACCGATGATGAATTGTTCGTCTCTCAGATTCTGCTCGAACTCGAATATATGTTCATGGTGTCCGAATCGCGCGCAGATTTCATATGGGGTCGCAAGAAGAGAAGATCTAGCTTAGTTGAAGCTTCATCATATTCTCCCGAACAACCATCTTCACAGACAGCGTCGGTTCAGAGCAACGACAAAGAGGTGAAGGTGAGAACGCCTCAGGTTAAAGCGGAGGAGGAGTGCGCCGCCGCCAAAACCTCTAGTCCCACAACGCCGCTCTCTTTCTTTCCAAGTGAATCTGATGAAAAGTCCAAGCATTCTTCGAAGAAAAGTTCCAAGAAAAGG TCAACAGAGAAGTATAattatatgattgaagattTGGTTGAATGTGGGGATTTACTCAGAGGG GAGTTAGAAAAAGTGAGGAATTACTACAATGAGTTGAGGGCTTACAATTCGGAGTTAAAAGCAGCATTGAAGCTTCAG GTTCTAAAGACTTGCCCAAAAAAGGCAGACTCTCAAATGGAAACCGTCGGATTTACGAATCTTGTAGTGGATCCAACCCAACATTATCAAATAACGATGTTGAATCATCAACAACCGTTCATTGCAGATCTGACGGCTCAGAAATTTCAGCATTCGTTTGGGCCAAATACAGTCCCCAAAATCGGCTCATTCTACAATGGGCTTGAACCGGTGGTCAACCAAGTGGGCCCATCTAGAATACCGGATCTGAACCTGTCTGCTGAAGAGGCTTTTGGTGTGGATACATCTCAGCCTTTGGATGTGGACAGGGAACTTGCTGATAAACGGGCCAGATTTGCTGAAGCTAGGAGGATGAGGAGAGGAATAATCAAGATCAAGTCTATGAGGAGTGCTTGTGGTATTAAATTACCACGAATTAGATTTTGA
- the LOC142525500 gene encoding chaperone protein dnaJ 11, chloroplastic-like: MASISLSSSNQIISRRFSAVPAPYSPTIICFRHQLRISAGYATAERANETSLQTGSLYDVLVIHSGASCQEIKSAYRKLARLLHPDVASKGGGAMFMRVRAAYATLSDHEKRAMYDVTLSRRLRREARLAANPFPEVEGRRRTWETDQCW, encoded by the coding sequence ATGGCTTCTATATCATTGTCATCATCGAATCAAATCATCAGCCGCCGATTCTCCGCCGTTCCTGCTCCATATTCTCCCACGATTATCTGCTTCCGCCACCAGCTCCGAATCTCCGCCGGTTACGCCACAGCTGAGAGGGCTAATGAAACATCTCTGCAGACTGGGTCATTGTACGACGTCCTGGTGATTCATTCCGGTGCCTCGTGTCAAGAGATCAAGTCTGCGTACAGAAAACTGGCAAGACTTTTGCATCCCGACGTCGCATCCAAAGGCGGAGGAGCTATGTTTATGAGAGTGCGCGCGGCCTACGCTACTCTTTCCGACCATGAGAAGCGCGCCATGTATGATGTGACGCTTTCCAGGCGACTTCGGAGGGAAGCGCGCTTGGCGGCGAATCCTTTTCCGGAGGTGGAAGGACGGAGGCGGACCTGGGAAACTGATCAGTGCTGGTAG
- the LOC142524000 gene encoding uncharacterized protein LOC142524000 — protein sequence MEASTNTVFRPPVLDGSNYALWKVKMRVFIKSIEERAWQRVLDGWSPPKIEDADGDTRLKPESTWTIDEVQTSNINSKALNAIFSSVDTRMFNLITNCVCAKEAWDILQKHCEGSESVRKTRLRMVASKFESLRMEDKEFILEYDSRLRQLSNEAHSLGDPMSNERLVNKVLRSLPEKFNVKVCAIEESKDTSTINLDELMSSLRTFEMNLDLQKKDKGKTIALEVSTDSYDEILQISKEVNEFDLGEDSISLITKKFGDYLKKMREKKKIGQKSVLPNITTSAKAQKFTPMKGQFRPKTELQIQSNVRNLDSVQCRECSGFGHYANECANRLRRNKGMAVTLSDEESDDDQGSNESENHTSLSTVIKEKRSMQINPLGVATGVAIPGRNISSNSVCLNSTTLGESSQSENQEVDDDEVTLESVQTMYEELYEDWIKRNKVNAILSKENTELKSQVSRLEVILSKKDLELCKVKEELGEATQILAKMNSSSSKLDSLLMIGQNDKAGLGYPNSLFEIGESSNTERKPTVFVKGSVETSNATQTEKGIWHFDSGCSRHMTGSKDHLIDYVELRSGHVTYGGGAKGRIAGKWTLNVDGLPSLHNLLYVEGLNSNLISISTRSADNCYQLGEDLVCNHSKVSELNLWHQKLGHANFKTLKNLGKYDAVRGMPNLSSGIPYVCGACQKDLTGKTIEDDIDGLLNESETLPNTDVAPGVVTPETTPALAESNDELGKYTENDDSVTNEEIDIPSKVQKNHPSSQIIGETFGGMQTRRKEKVDYRKMMGLVCMTSVYSQVSHSCFVSLMEPKNINEALKDEFWIDAMHEELEQFVRNDVWDLVSRPDNVNVIGTKWIFKNKTDESGIVVRNKARLVAQGYTQIEGIDFDETFAPVARIESVRLLLAIACYMDIKLYQMDVKSAFLNGILKEEAYVSQPKGFEDPHHPNHVYKLKKALYGLKQAPRAWYGRLTEYLLDLGFKRGEYAKNLVNKFSTENTKHMKTPMGSTEKFSKDDVAAGVDNTQYRRIIGSLLYLSASRPDIMFSVCLCTRYQADPKVTHLKAVKRILRYIAGTVNLGLWYTKETNTNLVGFSDADWAGNLDDRKSTTG from the exons ATGGAAGCATCAACAAACACTGTTTTTAGACCTCCCGTATTGGATGGATCAAACTATGCATTATGGAAAGTAAAGATGAGGGTTTTTATTAAATCAATTGAAGAAAGAGCTTGGCAGCGTGTACTTGATGGTTGGAGTCCACCAAAGATTGAGGATGCTGATGGAGACACTCGGCTCAAACCTGAAAGTACATGGACAATCGATGAAGTGCAAACGTCAAATATTAATTCCAAGGCTCTCAATGCTATATTCTCGTCTGTTGACACAAGGATGTTTAATTTAATCACCAATTGTGTTTGTGCCAAAGAAGCTTGGGATATACTTCAGAAACATTGTGAAGGATCCGAGAGTGTGCGTAAAACTAGGCTAAGGATGGTggcatcaaaatttgaaagccTGAGAATGGAGGACAAGGAGTTTATTCTTGAGTATGATAGCCGGTTGAGACAACTTTCTAATGAAGCTCACAGTCTTGGAGATCCCATGTCCAATGAAAGATTGGTGAACAAAGTTTTAAGATCTCTACCTGAGAAATTTAATGTCAAAGTTTGTGCAATTGAAGAATCTAAAGACACTTCAACAATCAACCTGGATGAATTAATGAGTTCTCTCagaacttttgagatgaatcttgatttacaaaagaaggataaagggaagACAATAGCCCTTGAAGTTTCAACTGACTCTTATGATGAAATCCTTCAAATATCTAAAGAAGTGAATGAATTTGATTTAGGTGAAGATTCTATCTCTCTAATTACTAAAAAATTCGGTGATTActtgaagaaaatgagagagaagaagaaaattggacaaaaatctGTGTTGCCCAATATCACCACTTCTGCAAAAGCTCAAAAGTTTACTCCTATGAAAGGACAATTTCGACCAAAAACTGAATTGCAAATCCAATCAAATGTCAGAAATCTGGACTCAGTACAATGCAGAGAGTGTTCTGGATTTGGACACTATGCCAATGAGTGTGCCAATCGACTTCGGAGAAACAAAGGCATGGCTGTCACTTTGAGTGATGAAGAGTCTGATGATGATCAAGGATCAAATGAATCTGAAAATCACACATCGTTGTCTACTGTGATCAAGGAGAAGCGTTCAATGCAAATCAATCCTTTGGGTGTTGCCACAGGTGTTGCAATACCTGGTCGCAACATCTCTTCAAATTCAGTGTGTCTTAATTCTACAACCCTTGGTGAATCAAGTCAGTCTGAAAACCAAGAAGTAGATGATGATGAAGTCACTCTGGAAAGTGTGCAGACAATGTATGAAGAATTGTATGAAGACtggatcaaaagaaataaagtGAATGCAATTCTCTCCAAAGAGAACACTGAGCTGAAGTCACAAGTATCACGACTTGAAGTAATCTTAAGTAAGAAAGATCTGGAATTATGCAAAGTCAAGGAAGAACTTGGAGAAGCAACTCAGATTCTTGCCAAGATGAATTCAAGTTCATCCAAACTTGATTCACTTTTGATGATTGGACAAAATGACAAGGCTGGACTTGGTTATCCGAACAGTCTGTTCGAAATTGGAGAATCTTCCAATACTGAGAGAAAACCAACTGTTTTTGTCAAAGGAAGTGTTGAAACCTCAAATGCTACACAAACTGAAAAAG GAATATGGCACTTTGACAGTGGCTGTTCGCGCCACATGACAGGTTCTAAAGACCATTTGATTGACTATGTTGAATTGAGGAGTGGTCATGTGACATATGGTGGTGGTGCTAAAGGAAGAATAGCTGGCAAATGGACCTTGAATGTTGATGGACTGCCTAGTCTACACAATTTGCTTTATGTCGAAGGActtaactcaaacttaataagcataa gtacaaggtcggCTGACAATTGTTATCAACTTGGAGAAGACTTAgtatgcaatcattcaaaagtaAGTGAACTAAACTTGTGGCATCAAAAATTGGGTCATGCAAACTTCAAGACATTAAAGAACCTTGGTAAGTACGATGCTgtgagaggtatgcctaatTTATCCTCTGGAATTCCGTATGTTTGTGGTGCATGTCAAAAAG ATCTAACGGGAAAAACAATCGAGGATGATATTGATGGGCTGCTGAACGAAAGTGAGACACTGCCTAACACAGATGTTGCACCCGGTGTTGTAACACCGGAGACAACACCTGCACTGGCAGAATCAAATGATGAACTAGGAAAGTATACTGAGAATGATGACAGTGTAACCAATGAAGAGATTGATATTCCCAGCAAggttcagaaaaatcatccatcatctcagATCATTGGAGAAACATTTGGAGGAATGCAAACGAGAAGAAAGGAGAAGGTAGACTATCGCAAAATGATGGGACTAGTATGCATGACTTCTGTATACTCTCAAGTAAGTCACTCTTGTTTTGTTTCACTCATGGaacccaaaaatataaatgaagccttaaaagatgaattttggatTGATGCAATGCATGAggaacttgaacaatttgttaGGAATGATGTGTGGGATTTGGTTTCCAGACCCGATAATGTGAATGTTATTGGAACCAAATGGATCTTTAaaaacaaaactgatgaatctggAATTGTTGTGAGAAATAAAGCTAGGCTAGTGGCTCAAGGGTATACTCAAATTGAaggaattgattttgatgaaacgtTTGCCCCTGTTGCCCGGATTGAATCGGTTAGACTTTTACTTGCTATTGCATGTTACATGGAcataaaattatatcaaatggatgtgaaaagtgcctTTTTGAATGGCATCTTGAAAGAAGAAGCTTATGTAAGCCAAcctaaaggatttgaagatccacacCACCCGAACCATGTCTACAAGTTGAAGAAAGCACTCTAtggacttaaacaagctccaagagcatgGTATGGAAGGCTTACTGAATATCTGCTTGACTTAGGCTTCAAAAGAGGTGAG TATGCCAAGAATTTGGTGAATAAATTTTCTACCGAGAACACTAAACACATGAAAACACCAATGGGGTCGACTGAAAAATTTTCCAAAGACGATGTTGCTgcaggtgttgacaacacccagTATCGCAGAATCATAGGCAGTCTTCTTTACTTAAGTGCAAGTCGTCCCgacatcatgtttagtgtaTGTTTGTGCACCAGATACCAGGCTGATCCTAAAGTCACTCATTTAAAAGCTgtcaaaagaattttgagatatatagcCGGGACAGTTAACTTAGGTTTGTGGTACACCAaagaaacaaacacaaatcTAGTGGGGTTTAGTGATGCTGACTGGGCTGGAAATCTAGATGATAGGAAGAGTACCACTGGATGA
- the LOC142524075 gene encoding tubulin beta-1 chain-like, whose product MREILHIQGGQCGNQIGSKFWEVICDEHGVDQTGKFKGEGPSDIQLERINVYFNEASGGRYVPRAVLMDLEPGTMDSIRSSRFGQIFRPDNFVFGQSGAGNNWAKGHYTEGAELIDSVLDVVRKEAENCDCLQGFQVCHSLGGGTGSGMGTLLISKIREEYPDRMMLTFSVFPSPKVSDTVVEPYNATLSVHQLVENADECMVLDNEALYDICFRTLKLSTPSFGDLNHLISATMSGVTCCLRFPGQLNSDLRKLAVNLIPFPRLHFFMVGFAPLTSRGSQQYISLTVPELTQQMWDSKNMMCAADPRHGRYLTASAMFRGKMSTKEVDEQMLNVQNKNSSYFVEWIPNNVKSSVCDVPPTGLKMASTFIGNSTSIQEMFRRVSEQFTAMFRRKAFLHWYTGEGMDEMEFTEAESNMNDLVAEYQQYQDATAEDVEETDDEAVADHYDG is encoded by the exons ATGAGAGAAATCCTGCACATTCAGGGAGGGCAATGTGGGAACCAGATCGGTTCTAAGTTCTGGGAGGTTATCTGTGATGAGCACGGCGTCGATCAAACTGGAAAGTTCAAGGGAGAAGGCCCCTCCGACATTCAGTTGGAAAGGATCAATGTCTATTTCAACGAGGCGTCCGGTGGCAGGTACGTCCCACGCGCGGTGCTGATGGATCTGGAGCCCGGGACCATGGATTCTATCAGATCCAGTCGCTTCGGCCAGATCTTTCGCCCCGACAATTTTGTGTTTGGGCAGTCCGGCGCTGGGAACAATTGGGCCAAGGGACACTACACAGAGGGTGCGGAGCTGATTGATTCGGTGCTGGATGTTGTGAGGAAAGAGGCAGAGAATTGTGATTGCTTGCAAG GATTTCAGGTGTGCCATTCACTTGGTGGTGGCACAGGTTCTGGCATGGGTACCCTCTTGATTTCAAAGATCAGAGAGGAATATCCTGACAGAATGATGCTCACCTTCTCTGTTTTCCCATCGCCAAAGGTTTCTGACACTGTTGTGGAACCCTATAATGCTACACTTTCAGTGCACCAATTGGTGGAGAACGCTGATGAGTGCATGGTACTTGACAATGAAGCGCTCTACGACATCTGTTTCAGGACTTTGAAGCTCAGCACTCCAAGCT TTGGCGACTTGAACCATTTGATATCCGCCACTATGAGTGGTGTTACCTGTTGTTTGCGATTCCCAGGTCAGCTGAATTCTGACCTCAGAAAACTGGCTGTGAACTTGATTCCTTTCCCACGTCTTCATTTCTTTATGGTGGGATTCGCGCCACTCACCTCTCGTGGGTCGCAGCAATACATCTCTCTAACTGTACCAGAACTGACTCAACAAATGTGGGATTCAAAGAACATGATGTGTGCTGCTGATCCTCGCCATGGACGCTACCTGACAGCCTCTGCCATGTTCCGAGGCAAAATGAGCACCAAAGAGGTGGATGAACAGATGCTCAACGTCCAGAACAAAAACTCTTCATACTTTGTCGAGTGGATCCCAAACAACGTGAAGTCAAGTGTATGTGACGTTCCACCCACAGGTCTTAAGATGGCCTCCACGTTCATTGGAAATTCAACATCGATTCAAGAAATGTTCAGGAGAGTGAGCGAGCAATTCACAGCAATGTTCCGCCGCAAGGCCTTCTTGCACTGGTACACTGGGGAAGGCATGGATGAAATGGAGTTCACCGAAGCTGAAAGCAATATGAATGATCTGGTAGCAGAGTACCAGCAGTATCAAGACGCCACGGCAGAGGACGTAGAAGAAACTGACGATGAGGCTGTTGCAGACCATTACGATGGCTGA
- the LOC142524518 gene encoding thaumatin-like protein 1 has product MVSSSCSSNGPYILILMFLVIAKGVVGAIFTMINRCDHTVWPGILSNAGNAALITTGFQLPPGGSRLFQVQPGWSGRLWGRTGCTFDPTTGLGTCITGDCGSNQIECNGAGANPPATLAEFSIGSGQQDFYDVSLVDGYNLPMIIEPVGGSGVCGLTGCITNLNWKCPAELRAADGQACKSACDAFKSPEYCCSGAFGSPATCQPSVYSEIFKSTCPRAYSYAYDDATSTFTCGGADYTITFCPSLTSQKSSRDSTTPMMAGSGLPVPPPPAAATMDGSRSDQPRVNLPAWLPNFVLGGASDHFSMQSYLISCVSMILFTLSFLEL; this is encoded by the exons atggtttcttcttcttgttcttccAACGGTCCATACATCCTGATCCTCATGTTTCTTGTCATAGCCAAAG GAGTCGTCGGGGCTATATTTACGATGATAAACCGGTGTGATCACACAGTGTGGCCGGGAATCTTATCCAATGCGGGTAATGCCGCTTTAATAACCACTGGTTTCCAGCTTCCCCCAGGCGGGTCACGATTATTCCAAGTTCAACCTGGATGGTCTGGCCGATTATGGGGCCGTACTGGTTGTACATTCGATCCAACCACCGGCCTGGGCACCTGCATCACCGGCGATTGCGGCTCTAATCAGATAGAATGTAACGGCGCCGGAGCAAACCCACCAGCCACCTTAGCCGAATTCTCAATCGGCTCCGGCCAGCAAGATTTCTACGATGTCAGCCTCGTGGATGGATACAACTTGCCAATGATAATCGAACCGGTGGGCGGTTCAGGTGTTTGCGGCCTGACGGGGTGCATAACTAATCTCAACTGGAAGTGTCCGGCGGAGTTGCGGGCAGCAGACGGGCAGGCTTGCAAGAGTGCATGCGACGCATTTAAGAGCCCGGAGTATTGTTGCAGCGGCGCGTTTGGTTCACCCGCCACTTGTCAGCCGTCGGTTTACTCAGAGATATTCAAGAGTACCTGTCCGAGAGCGTATAGCTACGCTTACGATGATGCTACGAGTACATTTACGTGTGGTGGAGCGGATTATACTATAACATTCTGCCCTTCACTCACAAG CCAAAAATCATCAAGAGACTCCACAACACCGATGATGGCCGGGAGTGGCTTACCAGTACCACCTCCACCAGCTGCTGCCACCATGGATGGTTCTCGTTCTGATCAGCCACGAGTTAACCTACCTGCGTGGCTGCCGAATTTTGTGCTAGGTGGTGCATCCGATCATTTTTCCATGCAATCTTATCTTATTAGTTGTGTATCAATGATCTTATTCACGCTCTCATTTCTTGAATTATAA